One part of the Arachidicoccus terrestris genome encodes these proteins:
- a CDS encoding 4'-phosphopantetheinyl transferase family protein, protein MPLFYQDQPSDDIRLAIWQIREEESFFLNQVPLSKKIQHPHKRKQHLAGRYLLSFLAADFPLSEIAIADSRKPYLKDEKYHFSISHCGDYAAAIISKTHRVGIDIEIFDDKVIRIQNKFLNENERGFLSENNDHSLALYTTLWCAKEAIYKWFSFGKVNFKENILLAPFSLKTEGCFKGRFFKEEMDMSLAVHYKLFAKLSMTWVSGGIKNIPHEAGYR, encoded by the coding sequence ATGCCTTTGTTTTATCAAGACCAGCCTTCTGATGATATCCGTTTAGCCATCTGGCAAATCCGGGAAGAAGAATCTTTCTTCCTGAACCAGGTTCCCCTTAGTAAAAAGATCCAGCACCCCCACAAAAGAAAACAACACCTGGCAGGCCGGTATTTATTATCCTTTCTGGCGGCTGACTTTCCGCTGTCAGAGATCGCTATTGCAGACAGCAGAAAACCCTACCTTAAAGATGAAAAATATCACTTTTCCATTTCCCATTGCGGAGATTATGCCGCAGCCATTATCAGTAAAACCCATAGGGTAGGTATTGATATTGAAATATTTGATGATAAAGTGATACGTATTCAGAATAAATTTCTCAATGAAAATGAACGGGGTTTCCTGTCAGAAAATAATGATCATTCTTTGGCGCTATACACTACGCTGTGGTGTGCTAAGGAAGCCATCTACAAATGGTTTAGTTTCGGAAAGGTTAATTTTAAAGAAAATATTCTTTTAGCGCCATTTTCTTTAAAAACGGAGGGGTGTTTTAAGGGGAGATTTTTCAAGGAAGAAATGGATATGTCATTGGCTGTTCATTACAAGCTATTCGCAAAGCTAAGTATGACGTGGGTTTCAGGGGGAATAAAAAATATCCCGCATGAAGCGGGATATAGATAA
- the hutI gene encoding imidazolonepropionase gives MTQQQSPCRLIGPFSQIVTFKNASLKGPLNAADLGIIQGGAVVVGGEGRIIEVGEIQHLVSRYKDAAHEFIQGEKVLLPGFIDAHTHILFAGSRSRDYSMRLDGKTYLEIAQAGGGIMDTVRTTREADETVLSKDLQWRLHKMLQGGITTAEVKTGYGLGVSEELRLLEVLHANKDNAVIDIVPTCLAAHMKAPDFTGNNKDYLNEIREKLFPVMDTSSLAARVDIFVESSAFTIEEAKPYLNAAKDRGWDITVHADQFTPGGAELAVSLGAVSADHLEASTEKDIHIIAGSNTVATVLPGASLGLGISFAPARKLLDAGAAVAIASDWNPGSAPMGNLLAEAALLGVYEKLSMAETLAGLTFRAAAALKLSDRGRIVKNAIGDMQAYDTSDYRDILYNQGSLRPSIIWTKSKRYDQ, from the coding sequence ATGACACAACAGCAATCGCCCTGTAGATTAATTGGCCCCTTTAGTCAAATCGTTACCTTTAAGAATGCTTCTTTAAAAGGTCCTCTGAATGCTGCTGACCTTGGCATTATCCAGGGAGGTGCGGTCGTTGTCGGTGGGGAAGGCCGCATAATAGAAGTAGGTGAGATACAGCATCTGGTTTCCCGTTATAAAGACGCTGCGCATGAATTCATTCAAGGAGAAAAGGTTTTATTACCCGGATTTATTGATGCACATACACATATATTATTTGCAGGAAGCCGGAGCAGGGATTATAGCATGCGCCTGGATGGCAAGACCTATTTAGAAATTGCCCAGGCCGGTGGTGGTATTATGGATACGGTAAGGACCACCAGGGAGGCAGATGAAACGGTACTCAGCAAGGATTTGCAATGGCGATTGCACAAAATGTTACAGGGCGGGATCACAACGGCAGAAGTAAAAACCGGCTACGGCTTGGGGGTATCAGAAGAATTGAGACTGTTAGAGGTCCTGCATGCCAATAAAGACAATGCCGTTATTGACATTGTGCCGACATGTCTGGCAGCCCATATGAAAGCGCCTGATTTTACCGGTAATAACAAAGACTATTTAAATGAAATCCGGGAAAAACTCTTCCCCGTCATGGACACCAGCTCTCTGGCTGCAAGAGTGGACATATTTGTAGAATCTTCTGCCTTTACCATTGAAGAGGCAAAACCTTATCTGAATGCCGCTAAAGACAGGGGATGGGATATTACCGTACATGCGGATCAGTTTACGCCCGGAGGTGCAGAACTAGCCGTATCGCTCGGGGCCGTATCTGCGGATCACCTGGAAGCCAGTACCGAGAAAGACATTCATATCATTGCAGGCAGTAATACCGTTGCCACTGTTTTACCGGGTGCTTCTCTGGGATTAGGCATCTCTTTTGCACCGGCCAGAAAGCTCTTGGATGCCGGTGCAGCAGTAGCCATCGCAAGTGACTGGAATCCGGGGTCTGCCCCCATGGGCAATCTTTTGGCAGAGGCGGCCTTACTGGGCGTCTATGAGAAACTGAGTATGGCAGAAACGCTGGCAGGATTGACATTCCGGGCGGCAGCTGCGCTAAAACTTTCTGACAGAGGTAGAATCGTAAAAAATGCGATTGGCGACATGCAGGCCTATGATACATCCGATTATAGGGATATTTTATATAATCAGGGGTCGTTAAGGCCCTCCATCATTTGGACTAAATCGAAACGTTATGATCAGTAA
- the hutG gene encoding formimidoylglutamase, translating to MISNIFYELPQKSWWQGRIDGEQPSLIRLHQSVQIIELNALKPTAGIRNVIFLGFASDEGVRRNQGRSGSATGPYLLRKACSNLPVHHSEQLHLLDTGNIATINGNLEEASKYLSQAISLIVESEGFPIVLGGGHAVVTGHYNGLKMKMQDKKIGIINFDAHFDLRQPGESGPNSGTAFYEIARQCQDSGEAFHYLAIGIQRSANSKWLFDKAKETGTQYIPVENINSLEIASAQEKIRSFAQQVDALYLSFDLDVFSSAIAPGVSAPTAAGIFYDGNFRRLLQACFASGKVISMDVAELNPVYDLDNRTAKLGAQIIFDSLLALEGAL from the coding sequence ATGATCAGTAATATCTTTTACGAACTGCCTCAGAAAAGCTGGTGGCAAGGGCGTATTGACGGTGAACAACCCAGCTTGATACGGCTGCACCAAAGTGTCCAGATCATTGAACTTAATGCCTTAAAGCCCACGGCTGGCATTCGTAATGTGATCTTTCTGGGTTTTGCTTCAGATGAAGGCGTCCGTAGAAACCAAGGTAGGTCGGGCAGTGCGACCGGACCTTACTTATTGCGGAAGGCTTGTAGCAATTTGCCCGTGCACCACAGTGAGCAGCTGCATCTGTTGGATACGGGTAATATTGCCACGATTAACGGGAACCTGGAGGAGGCTAGCAAGTATCTCTCACAAGCCATTTCTTTAATCGTTGAAAGTGAAGGTTTTCCGATTGTGCTGGGCGGCGGGCATGCGGTAGTCACCGGCCATTACAACGGGCTCAAAATGAAGATGCAGGATAAAAAAATTGGTATCATTAACTTCGATGCACATTTTGATCTAAGGCAGCCGGGAGAAAGCGGACCTAATTCGGGAACAGCGTTCTATGAGATTGCCCGGCAGTGTCAGGACAGCGGTGAAGCCTTTCATTACCTGGCCATCGGTATTCAACGCTCTGCTAACAGCAAGTGGTTATTTGATAAAGCAAAGGAAACGGGAACCCAGTATATTCCGGTAGAAAATATCAATTCCCTGGAAATCGCGTCAGCACAGGAGAAGATCCGAAGCTTTGCCCAGCAGGTAGATGCCCTTTATCTTAGTTTTGACCTGGATGTTTTTTCCAGTGCAATTGCACCTGGTGTGAGCGCGCCGACGGCAGCCGGCATTTTCTATGACGGCAATTTCAGGCGATTGCTGCAGGCCTGCTTTGCCAGCGGTAAAGTCATTTCCATGGATGTGGCGGAGCTTAATCCTGTCTATGACCTTGACAACAGGACGGCAAAATTAGGCGCACAGATAATATTCGACAGCCTGTTAGCCTTAGAAGGGGCACTTTAA
- the dcd gene encoding dCTP deaminase → MILSDKRILEEMNKGTIKITPFVREQLGSNSYDVHLGSTLAVYKDSELDARKHNEIEFFEIPEEGFVLQPDRFYLGVTQEYTETHVHVPFLEGKSSTGRLGIDIHATAGKGDVGFCGNWTLEISCKQPVRVYKFMPIGQLIYFPVEGEIEVKYNQKKNAKYSGQPNRPVESMMWKNPF, encoded by the coding sequence ATGATATTATCGGATAAAAGGATTTTAGAGGAGATGAACAAGGGGACTATTAAAATCACCCCCTTTGTGCGTGAACAACTTGGAAGCAATAGTTATGACGTGCATCTGGGGAGCACGCTGGCAGTCTATAAAGATAGCGAGCTGGATGCCAGAAAGCATAATGAGATTGAGTTTTTTGAAATTCCTGAGGAAGGTTTCGTGCTACAACCTGACAGATTTTATCTAGGGGTTACGCAGGAGTATACTGAAACACATGTCCACGTCCCGTTTCTGGAAGGGAAATCTTCAACGGGAAGGTTAGGTATTGATATTCATGCTACGGCAGGAAAAGGCGATGTGGGTTTTTGTGGCAACTGGACACTGGAGATATCCTGCAAACAGCCCGTACGTGTTTATAAATTTATGCCTATAGGACAGCTGATCTATTTCCCTGTTGAGGGAGAGATCGAGGTCAAGTACAATCAGAAAAAGAATGCCAAGTACAGTGGCCAGCCCAATAGACCGGTAGAGAGCATGATGTGGAAAAACCCTTTTTAG
- a CDS encoding lipoprotein signal peptidase, which translates to MKSSTIKGKHVAGLILLLLFIDQAFKIYIKTHYYLGEEHNILGSWFRLHFVENEGMAWGLQFGGSFGKIALTLFRLVAVIWGTFYIRNLIRKKAHKGFIICVSLIYAGAAGNLIDSMFYGLIFNASHLGSHHVATLFPPSGGYAAFLHGRVVDMLYFPMIDTVLPNWVPFWGGKEFTFFDPVFNLADFYISFSFFVLLIFQRRFFPDQQSKENKTELQTPQSDLNTALNMQENASSDNQQNNIEIHSAR; encoded by the coding sequence TTGAAATCGTCGACCATTAAAGGAAAACATGTTGCAGGGCTCATTTTACTGTTACTGTTTATTGACCAGGCTTTTAAAATCTATATCAAGACGCATTACTATTTAGGTGAGGAACATAATATTTTAGGTTCATGGTTCAGACTGCATTTTGTAGAAAATGAAGGAATGGCCTGGGGGTTGCAATTTGGCGGCTCTTTCGGTAAAATAGCCTTAACACTGTTCAGGTTAGTTGCCGTGATATGGGGCACTTTTTATATCCGGAATCTGATCCGTAAAAAAGCGCACAAGGGGTTCATTATCTGTGTCAGTCTGATCTATGCCGGTGCTGCAGGCAATCTCATCGACAGCATGTTTTACGGATTAATTTTCAATGCCAGCCACTTAGGCAGCCACCACGTTGCGACACTGTTCCCACCTAGTGGCGGATATGCGGCATTTCTCCATGGCCGCGTTGTTGATATGTTATACTTTCCTATGATTGATACAGTTTTACCCAACTGGGTGCCTTTCTGGGGCGGTAAAGAATTCACGTTCTTTGATCCTGTATTTAACCTGGCTGATTTCTATATCTCCTTTAGTTTTTTCGTGCTGTTGATTTTCCAACGAAGATTCTTTCCCGACCAGCAGTCTAAAGAGAATAAAACGGAACTGCAGACACCGCAATCCGATCTTAACACAGCCTTGAATATGCAGGAAAATGCATCTTCTGATAATCAGCAAAACAACATTGAAATCCATTCGGCCCGTTAA
- the lpxD gene encoding UDP-3-O-(3-hydroxymyristoyl)glucosamine N-acyltransferase, which produces MEFPQPVTAEWIAELIGAELIGDPAMKASGINELHKVKPGDLVFVDHPKYYDSCLKSTATHVIINDKTVERPEGKVLLYSEEPFEAYLKIVTHFRPFTAASTMINPSAIIGQNTIISPGVFIGKDVVIGDNCIIYPNTTISDYTRIGNHVIIQSGSVIGSDAFYYNTRKTAPDWYRKMQSCGQVIIEDDVEIGANCTIDRGVTDATRIGRGTKMDNMVHIGHDTEVGRNCLFAAQVGIAGATKIEDGVTLWGQVGVSKTLTIGENATVLAQSGVPSSLKGGKTYFGYPAEEAGYKRRELVWVKRIPELWKKVFQDESR; this is translated from the coding sequence ATGGAGTTTCCTCAACCCGTAACCGCAGAGTGGATTGCTGAACTAATCGGCGCCGAATTGATTGGTGATCCCGCTATGAAAGCCAGTGGTATCAATGAACTGCACAAAGTCAAACCCGGTGATCTGGTCTTTGTGGACCATCCCAAATATTATGACAGTTGCTTGAAAAGTACAGCCACTCATGTCATTATTAATGATAAGACAGTAGAACGACCAGAGGGAAAAGTATTGCTTTATTCAGAAGAGCCTTTTGAAGCTTACCTGAAAATCGTTACGCATTTTCGTCCTTTTACAGCGGCCAGTACGATGATCAACCCCAGCGCTATCATCGGTCAAAATACCATTATCAGTCCGGGTGTTTTTATCGGCAAAGATGTGGTCATAGGTGATAATTGTATTATTTACCCCAACACAACCATTAGTGATTATACACGAATCGGAAACCACGTAATTATACAATCAGGCAGCGTTATTGGCAGTGATGCTTTTTATTACAATACCCGGAAAACAGCACCAGACTGGTATCGTAAAATGCAAAGTTGCGGTCAGGTGATTATTGAAGACGATGTGGAAATCGGGGCCAACTGTACAATCGACCGCGGTGTAACGGATGCGACCCGGATCGGCCGCGGTACAAAAATGGATAATATGGTTCATATCGGCCATGATACGGAGGTTGGACGCAATTGTTTATTTGCGGCTCAGGTAGGTATCGCAGGAGCGACCAAAATCGAAGATGGCGTCACCCTTTGGGGCCAGGTTGGCGTCAGCAAGACGCTGACTATCGGGGAAAACGCAACAGTATTAGCGCAAAGTGGCGTGCCTTCCTCCCTCAAAGGCGGAAAGACCTATTTCGGTTATCCTGCAGAAGAGGCTGGGTACAAAAGAAGAGAACTCGTCTGGGTAAAGCGTATACCGGAATTATGGAAAAAAGTCTTTCAGGACGAAAGTCGATAG
- the fumC gene encoding class II fumarate hydratase, with product MEYRIEKDTMGEVKVPADAYWGAQTQRSIDNFKIAEDINKMPKEIITAFAYLKKAAALTNEALGVLPGEKAELIAKVADEILSGQLLDQFPLVVWQTGSGTQSNMNANEVIAYRAHVLHGGVLTDKEKFLHPNDDVNKSQSSNDTFPTAMHIAAYKILVENTIPHITTLRDTLQSKSEAFKKVVKIGRTHFMDATPLTLGQEFSGYAAQLTHGLKAIQNSLTHLTELALGGTAVGTGINTPKGYAKLVAEKIAELTGLPFVTAPNKFEALAAHDAIVEAHGALKTVAVSLMKIGNDIRMLSSGPRSGIGEIHIPDNEPGSSIMPGKVNPTQCEALTMIAAQVLGNDVAINVGGATGHFELNVFKPMMIYNFLHSARLIGDGCKSFNDKCAVGIEPIEANIKKHVDNSLMLVTALNTKIGYYKAAEIAQTAHKNGSTLKETAVALGYLTPEQFDQWVVPVNMCGDID from the coding sequence ATGGAATACAGGATTGAAAAAGATACAATGGGAGAGGTGAAAGTGCCCGCAGACGCTTATTGGGGGGCACAGACACAACGCAGTATTGATAATTTCAAAATTGCGGAAGATATCAATAAGATGCCTAAGGAGATTATCACAGCCTTTGCTTACCTGAAAAAGGCAGCGGCACTGACCAATGAGGCATTAGGCGTCCTCCCTGGGGAAAAGGCTGAACTGATCGCCAAAGTAGCTGATGAAATCCTGTCCGGCCAGTTATTGGACCAGTTTCCCTTGGTGGTTTGGCAAACCGGCAGCGGCACACAGAGTAACATGAATGCCAATGAAGTCATTGCCTATCGGGCACATGTGCTGCACGGAGGTGTATTGACGGATAAGGAAAAATTTCTGCATCCTAACGATGACGTCAATAAGAGTCAGTCTTCCAATGATACTTTTCCCACTGCCATGCACATTGCGGCCTATAAGATCCTGGTGGAAAATACTATTCCGCATATTACAACGTTACGTGACACGCTGCAGAGCAAATCCGAAGCTTTTAAAAAAGTGGTTAAGATCGGCAGGACCCACTTTATGGATGCAACACCTCTTACCTTAGGACAAGAGTTTAGCGGTTATGCTGCACAACTGACGCATGGACTAAAAGCAATCCAGAACTCACTGACACATCTTACGGAACTGGCCCTTGGTGGGACAGCCGTAGGGACGGGTATCAATACGCCTAAAGGTTATGCAAAGCTGGTCGCGGAAAAAATTGCTGAACTGACAGGGTTGCCTTTTGTGACTGCCCCCAATAAGTTTGAAGCGTTGGCGGCACATGATGCGATTGTGGAGGCCCACGGTGCATTGAAGACAGTTGCGGTAAGTCTGATGAAAATCGGCAATGATATCCGGATGTTGTCCAGCGGACCCAGAAGCGGTATCGGTGAAATCCATATCCCGGATAATGAGCCCGGTTCCTCCATTATGCCTGGCAAGGTGAATCCGACGCAGTGTGAAGCGCTAACTATGATCGCGGCACAGGTGTTAGGTAATGACGTTGCCATTAATGTAGGAGGAGCAACCGGTCACTTTGAGTTAAATGTGTTCAAACCGATGATGATCTATAATTTTTTGCATAGTGCCCGTTTGATCGGGGATGGCTGTAAGAGCTTTAACGATAAATGCGCGGTAGGAATAGAACCCATTGAGGCAAATATTAAAAAGCATGTTGATAATTCTCTGATGCTGGTAACGGCATTGAATACGAAGATCGGTTATTATAAAGCTGCGGAAATCGCACAGACTGCACATAAGAACGGATCAACCCTGAAAGAAACTGCTGTTGCCCTCGGTTATCTGACCCCTGAGCAGTTTGATCAGTGGGTAGTGCCTGTGAATATGTGTGGAGATATAGATTAA
- a CDS encoding VanZ family protein — translation MSQQTTIIKPPTFAQFIPFIIWLLIIFILLTLPQRDFDGVDMKIPFQDKLVHMGLFGGLVFFFGLAYRKIPFAFSKTKLVFMVLIATSYGIIMEFVQKYCTGHSRSFSYEDMVADGLGAVIGYFLVRYIITKNNTRLLK, via the coding sequence TTGAGTCAGCAAACTACCATTATAAAGCCACCGACTTTCGCCCAGTTCATTCCTTTCATTATTTGGCTACTCATTATTTTTATCCTGTTGACGCTCCCGCAAAGAGATTTTGATGGCGTGGACATGAAAATTCCCTTTCAGGATAAGCTCGTTCATATGGGGCTTTTCGGTGGTCTGGTATTCTTTTTTGGGTTGGCTTACAGAAAGATACCTTTCGCTTTCTCTAAGACCAAACTCGTTTTTATGGTATTGATCGCCACCTCTTATGGTATTATCATGGAGTTTGTCCAGAAATATTGCACCGGCCATTCCCGTTCTTTCTCCTATGAAGACATGGTCGCAGATGGACTCGGGGCAGTCATTGGCTACTTTCTGGTTCGTTATATTATCACAAAAAACAATACAAGGTTACTTAAATAG